The Pseudomonas parafulva genome includes a window with the following:
- the infA gene encoding translation initiation factor IF-1: MSKEDSFEMEGTVVDTLPNTMFRVELENGHVVTAHISGKMRKNYIRILTGDKVRVELTPYDLSKGRITYRAR; this comes from the coding sequence ATGTCGAAAGAAGACAGCTTCGAAATGGAAGGCACTGTCGTCGACACCCTGCCCAACACCATGTTCCGCGTGGAGTTGGAAAACGGGCACGTCGTAACCGCGCACATCTCCGGAAAGATGCGCAAGAACTACATCCGTATTCTCACTGGCGACAAGGTTCGCGTCGAACTGACGCCGTATGACCTGAGCAAGGGCCGCATCACGTACCGTGCGCGCTAA
- the cspD gene encoding cold shock domain-containing protein CspD — MASGKVKWFNNAKGYGFVVEDGKSEDLFAHFSAIQMDGYKTLKAGQSVQFDVIQGPKGLHAVNIRTEEAVQALSRDATPVASTVGA, encoded by the coding sequence ATGGCAAGCGGTAAAGTCAAGTGGTTCAACAACGCCAAAGGGTATGGATTCGTGGTCGAGGACGGCAAGAGCGAAGACCTCTTTGCCCATTTTTCCGCAATCCAGATGGATGGCTACAAGACACTCAAGGCCGGGCAGTCCGTTCAGTTCGATGTCATCCAGGGCCCGAAGGGACTGCATGCTGTCAACATCCGTACCGAGGAAGCCGTGCAGGCGCTGTCACGTGACGCGACGCCGGTAGCCAGCACTGTGGGTGCGTGA
- the clpA gene encoding ATP-dependent Clp protease ATP-binding subunit ClpA, whose product MLNRELEVTLNLAFKEARSKRHEFMTVEHLLLALLDNEAAATVLRACGANLDKLKHDLQEFIDSTTPLIPVSDEDRETQPTLGFQRVLQRAVFHVQSSGKREVTGANVLVAIFSEQESQAVFLLKQQSVARIDVVNYIAHGISKVPGHGPHSDSDQEMPDDEGGETTSSSNPLDAYASNLNELARAGRIDPLVGREQEVERVAQILARRRKNNPLLVGEAGVGKTAIAEGLAKRIVDGQVPDLLAQSVVYSLDLGALLAGTKYRGDFEKRFKALLGELRKRPQAILFIDEIHTIIGAGAASGGVMDASNLLKPLLSSGEIRCIGSTTFQEFRGIFEKDRALARRFQKVDVSEPSVEDTVGILRGLKGRFESHHNIEYSDEALRAAAELASRYINDRHMPDKAIDVIDEAGAYQRLQPEANRVKRIDVPQVEDIVAKIARIPPKHVTSSDKELLRNLERDLKLTVFGQDAAIDSLATAIKLSRAGLKSPDKPVGSFLFAGPTGVGKTEAARQLAKALGVELVRFDMSEYMERHTVSRLIGAPPGYVGFDQGGLLTEAITKQPHCVLLLDEIEKAHPEVFNLLLQVMDHGTLTDNNGRKADFRNVILIMTTNAGAETAARASIGFTHQDHASDAMEVIRKSFTPEFRNRLDTIIQFGRLSTETIKSIVDKFLIELQAQLEDKRVLLEVSDAARGWLSASGYDVQMGARPMGRLIQDKIKRPLAEEILFGELAEHGGVVHVDLRDGELVFDYETTAEVA is encoded by the coding sequence ATGTTAAACCGCGAGCTCGAAGTCACCCTCAATCTTGCCTTCAAGGAGGCCCGTTCGAAGCGTCATGAGTTCATGACGGTCGAGCATCTGCTGCTGGCGCTCCTTGACAATGAGGCTGCCGCGACCGTTCTGCGCGCCTGTGGCGCCAATCTCGACAAGCTCAAGCATGATCTGCAAGAGTTCATCGATTCTACGACCCCTTTGATTCCCGTCAGCGATGAAGACCGCGAGACGCAGCCGACCCTGGGCTTCCAGCGTGTGCTGCAGCGTGCGGTGTTCCATGTGCAGAGCTCCGGCAAGCGCGAGGTCACCGGTGCCAATGTGCTGGTGGCGATCTTCAGCGAACAGGAAAGCCAGGCCGTGTTCCTGCTCAAGCAGCAGAGCGTGGCCCGCATCGATGTGGTCAACTACATTGCCCACGGCATCTCCAAGGTGCCCGGCCATGGGCCGCATTCGGACAGCGACCAGGAAATGCCGGACGATGAGGGCGGTGAAACCACCTCTTCGAGCAATCCACTGGACGCCTACGCCAGCAACCTCAACGAGTTGGCCCGCGCCGGGCGTATCGACCCGTTGGTTGGGCGCGAACAGGAAGTCGAGCGCGTGGCCCAGATCCTGGCCCGTCGCCGCAAGAACAATCCCCTGCTGGTAGGTGAGGCCGGCGTGGGCAAAACTGCCATTGCCGAGGGCCTGGCCAAGCGCATCGTCGATGGTCAGGTGCCTGATCTGCTGGCCCAGAGCGTGGTCTACTCCCTTGACCTGGGTGCTTTGCTGGCCGGTACCAAATACCGCGGCGACTTCGAGAAGCGCTTCAAGGCGCTGCTCGGTGAACTGCGCAAGCGGCCACAGGCAATCCTGTTTATCGACGAAATCCATACCATCATTGGTGCCGGCGCAGCGTCTGGCGGCGTCATGGATGCCTCCAACCTGCTCAAGCCGTTGTTGTCGTCGGGCGAAATTCGCTGCATTGGTTCCACGACGTTCCAGGAATTCCGCGGGATCTTCGAGAAGGACCGGGCTCTGGCGCGGCGCTTCCAGAAGGTCGATGTGAGCGAGCCTTCCGTGGAGGACACCGTTGGTATCCTGCGCGGCCTGAAAGGGCGTTTCGAAAGCCACCACAACATCGAGTACAGCGACGAAGCGCTGCGTGCAGCGGCGGAGCTGGCCTCGCGCTACATCAATGACCGGCACATGCCCGACAAGGCCATCGACGTCATCGACGAAGCTGGCGCCTACCAGCGCCTGCAGCCTGAGGCCAATCGCGTGAAGCGGATCGACGTCCCTCAGGTCGAGGACATCGTCGCCAAGATCGCCCGTATTCCACCCAAGCATGTCACCAGTTCCGACAAGGAGTTGCTGCGTAACCTGGAGCGGGATCTGAAGTTGACCGTGTTCGGTCAGGACGCAGCCATCGATTCGCTTGCGACCGCCATCAAGCTGTCGCGTGCAGGGCTCAAGTCGCCTGACAAGCCTGTGGGTTCGTTCCTGTTTGCCGGCCCTACCGGCGTGGGCAAGACCGAGGCAGCGCGTCAGTTGGCCAAGGCGCTGGGGGTCGAGTTGGTGCGATTCGACATGTCCGAGTACATGGAGCGTCACACCGTGTCGCGCCTGATCGGTGCGCCACCTGGCTACGTCGGGTTCGACCAGGGCGGTCTGTTGACCGAGGCCATCACCAAGCAGCCGCACTGCGTGTTGCTGCTCGATGAGATCGAGAAGGCCCACCCGGAAGTCTTCAACCTGCTGCTGCAGGTCATGGACCACGGTACCCTGACCGACAACAACGGGCGCAAGGCGGACTTCCGCAACGTGATCCTGATCATGACCACCAACGCGGGTGCTGAAACCGCTGCGCGGGCGTCCATCGGCTTTACCCACCAGGACCATGCGTCCGATGCCATGGAAGTCATCCGCAAGAGCTTCACACCGGAGTTCCGCAACCGCCTGGATACCATCATCCAGTTCGGCCGCCTGAGCACCGAGACCATCAAGAGTATCGTTGACAAGTTCCTCATCGAGCTGCAGGCGCAACTTGAGGACAAGCGCGTGCTTCTGGAGGTCAGCGACGCGGCGCGTGGCTGGCTGTCGGCGTCGGGCTACGACGTGCAGATGGGGGCGCGGCCGATGGGTCGACTGATTCAGGACAAGATCAAGCGGCCCTTGGCCGAGGAGATTTTGTTCGGCGAATTGGCCGAGCACGGTGGTGTGGTGCACGTGGACCTGCGCGATGGCGAACTGGTCTTCGACTACGAGACCACTGCCGAGGTGGCCTAA
- the clpS gene encoding ATP-dependent Clp protease adapter ClpS, with product MHAHSQIRLTFNQDRPQSNEDDGAGLAVQEAKPILQAPPMYKVVLFNDDYTPMDFVVEVLETFFNLNRELATKIMLTVHTEGRAVCGLFTRDIAETKAMQVNQYARESQHPLLCEIEKDG from the coding sequence ATGCATGCACACAGCCAGATTCGACTAACATTCAATCAGGATCGCCCTCAATCCAACGAGGACGATGGCGCTGGTCTGGCGGTTCAGGAAGCCAAGCCGATCCTGCAGGCGCCACCTATGTACAAGGTGGTTTTGTTCAACGATGACTACACGCCGATGGATTTCGTCGTCGAAGTGCTCGAAACGTTTTTCAATCTGAACCGCGAGCTGGCGACCAAGATCATGCTGACCGTCCATACCGAGGGGCGGGCAGTATGCGGATTGTTTACCCGCGACATCGCCGAAACGAAGGCCATGCAGGTCAACCAATACGCCAGGGAAAGCCAGCATCCGCTACTCTGTGAAATCGAGAAGGACGGTTAA